TGTCCAGCAGCGCCACGTTGCCCTCGACGCGCAGGTCGTACACGAGGCCGAGATCGACCACGTTGATGCCGAGTTCGGGATCGACGACGTCGCGCATCGCCTCCTCGAGGTCCTCCAGCTGCCGCAGCTCCTCGGGCGACAACTGCACGGGCTCGGCGGGCGCGCCGGTCTCCGCCGCCGCGGCCTCGGCCGTCTCCGGGATGTTCGTCTCGCTCATGACTGCTTCTCTCCGTTGCTCATCGGAGCCTTGGCTTCCTGGTCGGTTACCCGGATCACCGCGTCCTTGAACGCCATCCAGCCCAGCAGGGCGCACTTGACCCGGGCCGGGTACTTCGCCACGCCGGCGAAGGCGATGCCGTCGCCGATCACGTCCTCGTCGCCCTCGACCGCGCCGCGGCTCGCGATCATCTCGCTGAACGCGTCGACGGTCTTCAAAGCCTGCTGCACCGGCAACCCGACCACCTGATCGGTGAGAACCGACGTAGCGGCCTGACTGATCGAGCAGCCCTGACCGTCGTACGAGACATCGGCCACATCGCCATTACCATCAATGTGCACCCGCAACGTCACCTCGTCACCACAGGTCGGATTGACGTGATGCACCTCGGCCTCGTACGGCTCCCGCAGGCCGCGGCCGTGCGGGTGCTTGTAGTGATCCAGGATCACTTCCTGATACATCTGCTCCAAGCGCATGATCTATGCAACCCCGAAGAACTCTCGGGCCTTCCGCACCGCGGCGACCAGCTGATCCACTTCCTCCAGTGTGCTGTACACCGCAAAAGACGCGCGAGCGGTGGCAGCAATTCCGAAGTGCCGATGCAACGGCCAGGCACAGTGATGACCGACCCGGATAGCGACACCCTGATCGTCGAGCACCTGCCCCACATCGTGCGCGTGCACCCCGTCGACCAGGAACGACACCGCACCACCGCGGGCGACGTTCTCGGTCGGCCCGATGATCCGCACGCCGTCGATCGCGCCGAGCCCCTCGAGCGTGGCGCCGACCAGCGAATGTTCGTGCGCGGCAACGGCATCCATACCCAGATCGGTGAGATACCGTACGGCCGCGGCCAATCCGACCACCTGCGAGATCATCTGCGACCCGGCCTCGAACCGCTGCGGCGGCGGCGCGTAGGTGCTGTGATCCATGTAGACGGTCTCGATCATGGAGCCGCCGGTGATGAACGGCGGAGTGTCCTCCAGTAGTTCCCGACGCCCGTACAGGATGCCGACGCCGGACGGCCCGAGCATCTTGTGCCCGGAGAACGCGGCGAAGTCGACACCCAGCGCGCGCAGATCCACCGGCTGATGCGGCACCGACTGGCAGGCGTCGAGCACCACGAGCGCGCCGACTTCCTTTGCCCGCCGGACCAATTCGGCCACATCGGCGACCGCGCCGGTCACATTGGACTGATGGCTGAACGCGACCACCTTGGTACGCGGCGACAGCTCCAGCGAATCCAGATCGATCCGCCCGTCGTCCGTAACCCCGTACCACTTCAGGGTCGCGCCGGTACGGCGCGCGGTCTCCTGCCAGGGCACCAGATTCGCGTGGTGCTCCAGTTCGGTGATCACGATCTCGTCGCCGGGGCCGACCCGGTGCGGGAAACGGTCGTCGGAGAAGGCGTACGCCACCAGGTTCAGCGATTCGGTCGCGTTCTTGGTGTACACGATCTCGTCGGCGCCGACGCCCACGAAGCCGGCGATCGTCGCGCGAGCGTCCTCGTACGCCTCGTTGGCCTCCTCGGCCAGCTGGTGCGCGCTGCGGTGCACGGCGGCGTTGTGCTCCAGCAGGAAGGCCCGCTCGGCGTCGAGCACCTGCAGCGGGCGCTGCGCGGTGGCGCCGGAATCCAAGTACGCCAACGGCTTTCCGTCCCGCACCGTGCGGCTCAGGATCGGGAAGTCGGCGCGGATCGCGGCGACGTCGAGCGCGTGCCGAGACTCCGACACAGCCGTCATGGTCAGGCTCCTACCGCGGACGAAGTGAAGCGCACGTAGCCGTTCGCGTCGAGTTCCTCGGCCAGCTCGGCGCCGCCCTCGGCGACGATGCGGCCGCCGACGAACACGTGCACGAACTCCGGCTGGATGTAACGCAGGATGCGGGTGTAGTGCGTGATGAGCAGGATGCCGCCGTTCTCCCGCTCCTTGTAGCGGTTGACGCCCTCGGAGACGATGCGCAGCGCGTCGACGTCCAGGCCGGAGTCGGTCTCGTCGAGGATCGCGATCTTCGGCTTCAGCAGGCCGAGCTGCAGCACCTCGTGCCGCTTCTTCTCGCCGCCGGAGAAGCCCTCGTTGACACTGCGCTCGGCGAAGGCCGGATCGATCTCCAGTTCGGACATCGCCGTCTTGACCTCCTTGACCCACAGCCGCAGCTTCGGCGCCTCGCCGCGCACGGCGGTGGCGGCGGTGCGCAGGAAGTTCGACGTGGAGACGCCGGGCACCTCGACCGGGTACTGCATGGCGAGGAACAGCCCGGCGCGGGCCCGCTCGTCCACGGACATCGCCAGCACGTCCTCACCGTCGAGGGTGATCGAACCCTGGGTGACGACGTACTTGGGATGGCCCGCGATCGCGTAGGACAGCGTCGACTTGCCGGAGCCGTTGGGGCCCATGATGGCGTGTGTCTCACCGGATTTCACGGTGAGGTTCACGCCGTTGAGGATCCGGATCGGCTCACCGGATTCGTCCGGGTTGGCGACCTCGGCGTGCAGGTCCTTGATTTCGAGGGTGGTCATGAAAGTCCTTCGTGGGCTGTGTGGTTCGGGTTCAGGCGCCGATCGCGGCGAGCTCGGCCTCGACGGCCGCCTCCAGCCGCTCCCGCACCTCGGGCAGCGCGATCTTCTGGATGATCTCGTGGAAGAAGCCGCGCACCACCAGACGTCGCGCGACATCCTCCGGAATGCCACGGGCGCGCAGGTAGAACAGCTGCTCGTCGTCGAAACGACCGGTGGCCGAGGCATGTCCGGCGCCGACGATCTCGCCGGTCTCGATCTCCAGGTTCGGCACCGAATCGGCGCGCGCGCCGTCGGTGAGCACCAGGTTGCGGTTCGCCTCGTAGGTGTCGGTGCCCTCGGCGGCGGCCCGGATGAGCACGTCACCCACCCACACGGTGTGCGCGTCCGACTTGTTCGAATGCGGATCGCCTTGCAGCGCACCCTTGTACAGCACGTTCGACTTGCAGTTCGGCACGGCGTGATCGATCAGCAGCCGCTGCTCGAAGTGCTGGCCGTCGTCGGCGAAGTAGAGCCCCAGCAGTTCGGCGTCGCCGCCGGGACCGGCGTAGCGCACGTTCGCGGTCAGGCGGACCAGGTCGCCGCCGAGGGTGACGTCGGTGTGCCGCAGCACGGCGTCGCGGCCGAGCACCGCGTGGTGCGCGGTGACGTGCACGGCGTCGTCGGCCCAGTCCTGGATCGCCACCACGGTCAGCTGCGCGCTGTCGCCGAGCACGAATTCCACGTTCTCCGCGTAGGTTCCGCTGCCGCGCTGGTCGATCACGACGGTGGCGACGGCGAAGTTGCCGAGCCGGATCTGCAAGTGGCCGTAGGCGGTCCGGTCCACGCCGGGGCCGGTGACGGTGATCGCGACCGGCTCGGCCACCTCCGTCTCCGTGCCCACGGACACGATCGTCGCCCGCTCGAAGCTCGAATATGCCTGGGCGGCAACGCGATCGGTCGGGGCGCCGGCGGCGCCGAGGCGTTCGTCGGTGCGCTCGACCGTCGCGACGGTCACGCCCTCGGCCGCCGCCACCTCGACGGTCGCGGCGCCGTCCGCGACGGCGGTGCCGTCGTGCAGGCCGCGCAGCCGGCGCAGCGGGGTGAACCGCCACGCCTCGTCGTGCGACACCGGAATCTCGAAGGCGGTCACATCGAACGAGGCGAACAGCTCGCCCTTGTTGATCGCCGGCATCCGGGCCTCCCCGGCGGCCGCGATCCGATCGGCCACGGCCGCGATCTCGTCGGCTCCCGCCGAGACGCTCGCAAGCTTGCTCACTAGCCGACCGCTCCTTCCATCTGCAGCTCGATCAGGCGGTTCAGCTCGAGCGCGTATTCCATGGGCAGTTCCTTGGCGATGGGCTCGACGAAGCCGCGCACCACCATCGCCATCGCCTCGTCCTCGGTGAGGCCGCGGCTCATCAGGTAGAACAGCTGATCATCGGAGATCTTCGAGACCGTGGCCTCGTGACCCATCGTGACGTCGTCCTCGCGGATGTCGACGTACGGGTAGGTGTCCGAGCGGCTGATCGTATCCACCAGCAGCGCATCGCATTTCACGGTCGACTTGGAGCCGTGGGCGCCCTTGTTGACCTGGACCAGGCCGCGGTAGGAGGCCCGGCCGCCGCCGCGCGCCACCGACTTCGACACGATCTTCGAGGAGGTGTTCGGCGCCAGGTGCAGCATCTTCGCGCCGGTGTCCTGGTGCTGGCCCTCGCCCGCGAACGCCACCGAGAGCACCTCGCCCTTGGCGTGCTCGCCGGTCATCCAGACCGCCGGGTACTTCATGGTGACCTTGGAACCGATGTTGCCGTCGATCCACTCCATGGTCGCGCCCGCGCTCGCCTTGGCCCGCTTGGTGACCAGGTTGTACACGTTGTTGGACCAGTTCTGGATGGTGGTGTAGCGGCAGCGGCCACCGTCCTTGACGATGATCTCGACCACCGCGGAGTGCAGCGAGTCCGACTTGTAGATCGGTGCGGTGCAGCCCTCGACGTAGTGCACGTAGGCGCCCTCGTCGACGATGATCAGGGTCCGCTCGAACTGGCCCATGTTCTCGGTGTTGATCCGGAAGTAGGCCTGCAGCGGGATGTCGACGCGCACGCCCGGCGGCACGTAGATGAACGAGCCACCCGACCACACCGCGGTGTTCAGCGCGGAGAACTTGTTGTCGCCGGCGGGGATCACCGAGCCGAAGTACTGCTGGAAGATCTCCGGATGCTCCTTGAGACCGGTGTCGGTGTCGAGGAAGATCACGCCCTGCTGTTCCAGATCCTCACGGATCTGGTGGTAGACGACCTCCGACTCGTACTGCGCCGCGACACCGGCGATCAGCCGCTGCTTCTCCGCCTCCGGGATGCCCAGCCGGTCGTAGGTGTTCTTGATGTCCTCGGGCAGGTCTTCCCAGCTCTCGGCCTGCTTCTCGGTGGAGCGCACGAAGTACTTGATGTTGTCGAAGTCGATGCCCTCGAGGTTGGAACCCCAGGACGGCATCGGCTTGCGATCGAAGATGCGCAGCGCCTTCAGCCGGATGTCGAGCATCCAGGACGGCTCGTTCTTCTTGGCCGAGATGTCGCGGACGACGTCCTCGGACAGGCCGCGCTTGGCCGAGGCGCCGGCGGCATCGGAGTCCGCCCAGCCGTAGCCGTAGGTACCCAGGGAGGCGATGGTCTCCTCCTGGGTCAGGGACGCAACCGGGATGGCCGGGTCCTGGCCTGCCGTGGTCGTGGTCGTCATTCGGCACTCCTTCCGGAGTCGAGTGGAGACGCCACCGCGGGCTGAGCGGTGGCTTTCTTGCTGGTGCTCGCAGGTATGCCGGGGGCCGGCAGGAGCAGGGGGACGTGCGTGGTGCAGGCGCAGTCGCCGTTGGCGATGGTCGCCAGGCGCTGCACGTGGGTGCCGAGCAGTTCGCGGAACGCCTCCAGCTCGGCGGTGCACAGCTCCGGGAATTCCTCGGCGACGTGCGAGACCGGGCAGTGGTGCTGGCAGATCTGGACACCCGGGCCGACGGTCCGGGTGGAGGCGGCGAAGCCGGCGTCGCTGAACGCGCCGGCGATCTCCTCGGCCTTGGCGCGGGTGGCCTCGGGGGTGTGCCGGGCCAGTTTGTCGATACCGGCGACGATGGTGCCCACCCGTTTGCGGGCGAATTCCATGATGGCCGAATCGCCGCCGATCTCGCGCAGCTGCCGCATGGCCGCTCCCGCCAGATCGTCGTAGGCGTGCCCGAGCCGGCCACGGCCCGCCGCGGTGAGCTGGTACTGCTTGGCGGGACGGCCGCGGCCCTTCTGCTGCCAGGCCGCGGACCGGGCGGCCCGCGCCTCGCCCGACTCGATGAGCGCGTCCAGATGACGCCGCACACCGGCCGGTGCCAGGCCCAGCTGCTCGCCGATCGCCGTCGCCGTGATGGGGCCCTGCTCCAGCAGGACCCGGATGATCGCCGCCCGGGTGTGCCCCTCGCTCGCGGGCACAGCAGCAGACCGGGCACCCTCCGGGCGCCCGGCGTCTACCTGCTCATTCGGCAAACCCACGGTTTTCACAACACCAGTGTGGCGGAATTCCTTCCCGCAATCCAGTAAGGGTGACCTGACCCGCTCCCGATGCGCCGAACCGTCACCCCCGGCCACTAGTCTGCTGTCGTGGCATTCGAGGGCGCGCGGCGCAGACTCATCGATGGCGGGCGCCGGGCCCTCGGGCTGGACGTCGCGACCGCCGACCACATCACCCTCGCGTCCTTACATCACGTCGAGGCCGAGGTACCCGAACTCGACCCGCGGGAACTGGCCCAATTCCGGCGGATCCGGCTGCTCGGCGCCACCGGTACGGTGCTGATCGCGATCAGCGCGCTGGGCGTCGCCGCGCAGCCGGTGTTGCAGAATCCGGTGTCCGGCGTCCGAGTGATCGGCGTGTTCGCGCGCTGGCAGACCTCCTCACTGGCGCTGTCGATGATCGGCACCGTGCTGGTGGTCATGGCGTGGCTGCTGCTGGGCCGGTTCGCCGTCGGCGGATTCGGCGCGCAGCCGCTGCACCGGCTGACCCGCTCGCAGCTGGACCGGACGCTGCTGCTGTGGATCCTGCCGCTGTCGGTCGCGCCGCCGCTGTACTCCACGGACGTGTACTCCTACCTCGCGCAGAGCGAGATCGCCCGGCGCGGGATGGACCCGTACGTGGTCGGCCCGGCCAGCGGCCTCGGCGTCGGCAACATCCTGACCATGAACGTGCCGAACATCTGGCGCGAGACGCCCGCGCCGTACGGGCCGCTGATCCTCTGGATCGGCCGCGGCATCGCCCAGATCACCGGGGACAACATCATTTTCGGGGTCTGGGCGCATCGGCTGCTGGCGCTCGGCGGGGTCGCGCTGATCGTGTGGGCGCTGCCGCGGCTGTCGCGGCGCTGCGGCGTGGCGCCGGTGAGCGCGCTGTGGCTCGGCGCGGCCAATCCGCTGGTGCTGTTCCATCTGGTCGCGGGTGTGCACAACGACGCGCTGATGCTCGGGCTGATGCTCGCGGGTATCGAATTCTGCCTGCGCGGTATCCGGGATCGGCCCGGACCCTTCGATCGCCGGGCCTGGGGGCTGCTGATATTCGGGGTGGTGGTGATCACCCTGTCGTCGACGGTGAAGTTCACCGGGATCATCGCGCTGGGCTTCGTCGGCATGGCCCTGGCCCGGCGCTGGGGTCCGGGCCTGCGGCCGGTGCTCGCCTCGGCCGCGACCCTCGGCGGGCTCGCGGTCGCCACCACGCTGTTCGTCAGTCTGGCCAGCGGTCTCGGCTTCGGCTGGATCTACACGCTCAACACCGCCGGCGCGGTGCGCAGCTGGATGTCGCTGCCGACCGCGATCGGGATCATCACCGGATTCGGTGGCGTGCTGCTGGGGCTCGGCGATCACACCACGGCGCTGCTGTTCATCACCCGGCCGATCGCGGGCGCGGTCGCCGCCTTCGTGACGTTGCGGATGCTCATCGCGACCTGGACCGGGCGGTTGCCCGCGGTGGGTGCGCTCGGCGTCTCGCTCGCGGCGATCGTGCTGCTGTTCCCGGTGGTGCAGCCGTGGTATCTGCTGTGGGCGATCGTGCCGCTGGCCGCGTGGGCCACCACCAAGGCGTTCCGGGTGCCGGCGGTCGCGTTCTCGGCGGTGGTCAGCGTGATGCTGATGCCGCGCGGCGCCGACTACGGCGTCTTCCAGATCATCGAGGCGGCGGTCGCGGTGGTCATCGTGTCGCTGGCGTTCATCGTGTGGACGCGAAACCGGTTGCCGTGGCGCGCGACTCCGGGGGTGTCTGCTCCGTCACAGCAGCCCGCGACATACGGTGTGGGCTCGTGAGTGTTGCTTCGCATCCGGCCGTGCGCATCGACGCCGTCGTGAAACGCTTCGGCGACACCACCGCGGTCGACGGCATCAGCTTCGAGGTGCAGCGGGCCGAGGTGCTCGCGCTGCTGGGCCCCAACGGCGCGGGCAAGACCACCACCGTCGAGATGTGCGAGGGCTTCCGCTCCCCCGACGGCGGCAGTGTGCGGGTGCTCGGCCTGGATCCGAT
This DNA window, taken from Nocardia sp. BMG111209, encodes the following:
- the sufB gene encoding Fe-S cluster assembly protein SufB, translating into MTTTTTAGQDPAIPVASLTQEETIASLGTYGYGWADSDAAGASAKRGLSEDVVRDISAKKNEPSWMLDIRLKALRIFDRKPMPSWGSNLEGIDFDNIKYFVRSTEKQAESWEDLPEDIKNTYDRLGIPEAEKQRLIAGVAAQYESEVVYHQIREDLEQQGVIFLDTDTGLKEHPEIFQQYFGSVIPAGDNKFSALNTAVWSGGSFIYVPPGVRVDIPLQAYFRINTENMGQFERTLIIVDEGAYVHYVEGCTAPIYKSDSLHSAVVEIIVKDGGRCRYTTIQNWSNNVYNLVTKRAKASAGATMEWIDGNIGSKVTMKYPAVWMTGEHAKGEVLSVAFAGEGQHQDTGAKMLHLAPNTSSKIVSKSVARGGGRASYRGLVQVNKGAHGSKSTVKCDALLVDTISRSDTYPYVDIREDDVTMGHEATVSKISDDQLFYLMSRGLTEDEAMAMVVRGFVEPIAKELPMEYALELNRLIELQMEGAVG
- the sufD gene encoding Fe-S cluster assembly protein SufD gives rise to the protein MPAINKGELFASFDVTAFEIPVSHDEAWRFTPLRRLRGLHDGTAVADGAATVEVAAAEGVTVATVERTDERLGAAGAPTDRVAAQAYSSFERATIVSVGTETEVAEPVAITVTGPGVDRTAYGHLQIRLGNFAVATVVIDQRGSGTYAENVEFVLGDSAQLTVVAIQDWADDAVHVTAHHAVLGRDAVLRHTDVTLGGDLVRLTANVRYAGPGGDAELLGLYFADDGQHFEQRLLIDHAVPNCKSNVLYKGALQGDPHSNKSDAHTVWVGDVLIRAAAEGTDTYEANRNLVLTDGARADSVPNLEIETGEIVGAGHASATGRFDDEQLFYLRARGIPEDVARRLVVRGFFHEIIQKIALPEVRERLEAAVEAELAAIGA
- a CDS encoding cysteine desulfurase encodes the protein MTAVSESRHALDVAAIRADFPILSRTVRDGKPLAYLDSGATAQRPLQVLDAERAFLLEHNAAVHRSAHQLAEEANEAYEDARATIAGFVGVGADEIVYTKNATESLNLVAYAFSDDRFPHRVGPGDEIVITELEHHANLVPWQETARRTGATLKWYGVTDDGRIDLDSLELSPRTKVVAFSHQSNVTGAVADVAELVRRAKEVGALVVLDACQSVPHQPVDLRALGVDFAAFSGHKMLGPSGVGILYGRRELLEDTPPFITGGSMIETVYMDHSTYAPPPQRFEAGSQMISQVVGLAAAVRYLTDLGMDAVAAHEHSLVGATLEGLGAIDGVRIIGPTENVARGGAVSFLVDGVHAHDVGQVLDDQGVAIRVGHHCAWPLHRHFGIAATARASFAVYSTLEEVDQLVAAVRKAREFFGVA
- the mptB gene encoding polyprenol phosphomannose-dependent alpha 1,6 mannosyltransferase MptB — encoded protein: MAFEGARRRLIDGGRRALGLDVATADHITLASLHHVEAEVPELDPRELAQFRRIRLLGATGTVLIAISALGVAAQPVLQNPVSGVRVIGVFARWQTSSLALSMIGTVLVVMAWLLLGRFAVGGFGAQPLHRLTRSQLDRTLLLWILPLSVAPPLYSTDVYSYLAQSEIARRGMDPYVVGPASGLGVGNILTMNVPNIWRETPAPYGPLILWIGRGIAQITGDNIIFGVWAHRLLALGGVALIVWALPRLSRRCGVAPVSALWLGAANPLVLFHLVAGVHNDALMLGLMLAGIEFCLRGIRDRPGPFDRRAWGLLIFGVVVITLSSTVKFTGIIALGFVGMALARRWGPGLRPVLASAATLGGLAVATTLFVSLASGLGFGWIYTLNTAGAVRSWMSLPTAIGIITGFGGVLLGLGDHTTALLFITRPIAGAVAAFVTLRMLIATWTGRLPAVGALGVSLAAIVLLFPVVQPWYLLWAIVPLAAWATTKAFRVPAVAFSAVVSVMLMPRGADYGVFQIIEAAVAVVIVSLAFIVWTRNRLPWRATPGVSAPSQQPATYGVGS
- a CDS encoding metal-sulfur cluster assembly factor, whose protein sequence is MSETNIPETAEAAAAETGAPAEPVQLSPEELRQLEDLEEAMRDVVDPELGINVVDLGLVYDLRVEGNVALLDMTLTSAACPLTDVIEDQSRNALVRSGLVEDLKINWVWMPPWGPDKITEDGREQLRALGFTV
- a CDS encoding metalloregulator ArsR/SmtB family transcription factor, whose protein sequence is MPASEGHTRAAIIRVLLEQGPITATAIGEQLGLAPAGVRRHLDALIESGEARAARSAAWQQKGRGRPAKQYQLTAAGRGRLGHAYDDLAGAAMRQLREIGGDSAIMEFARKRVGTIVAGIDKLARHTPEATRAKAEEIAGAFSDAGFAASTRTVGPGVQICQHHCPVSHVAEEFPELCTAELEAFRELLGTHVQRLATIANGDCACTTHVPLLLPAPGIPASTSKKATAQPAVASPLDSGRSAE
- the sufC gene encoding Fe-S cluster assembly ATPase SufC, encoding MTTLEIKDLHAEVANPDESGEPIRILNGVNLTVKSGETHAIMGPNGSGKSTLSYAIAGHPKYVVTQGSITLDGEDVLAMSVDERARAGLFLAMQYPVEVPGVSTSNFLRTAATAVRGEAPKLRLWVKEVKTAMSELEIDPAFAERSVNEGFSGGEKKRHEVLQLGLLKPKIAILDETDSGLDVDALRIVSEGVNRYKERENGGILLITHYTRILRYIQPEFVHVFVGGRIVAEGGAELAEELDANGYVRFTSSAVGA
- the sufU gene encoding Fe-S cluster assembly sulfur transfer protein SufU encodes the protein MRLEQMYQEVILDHYKHPHGRGLREPYEAEVHHVNPTCGDEVTLRVHIDGNGDVADVSYDGQGCSISQAATSVLTDQVVGLPVQQALKTVDAFSEMIASRGAVEGDEDVIGDGIAFAGVAKYPARVKCALLGWMAFKDAVIRVTDQEAKAPMSNGEKQS